From the genome of Streptomyces sp. V2I9:
ACCCCTCGCACCCCCGCCCCCCGTGTCATCACCGTCGTCGGCCCCACCGCGGCCGGAAAGTCGGATCTGGGGGTCTTCCTCGCCCAGCGGCTCGACGGAGAGGTCATCAACGCCGACTCCATGCAGCTCTACCGGGGGATGGACATCGGCACCGCCAAGCTGACCCTCCCCGAGCGCGACGGGGTGCCGCACCGGCTGCTGGACATCTGGGACGTCACCGAGGCCGCCAGCGTCGCCGAGTACCAGCGGCTGGCCCGCGCGGAGATCGACCGGCTGCTCGCCGAGGGGCGCACGCCCATCCTGGTCGGCGGCTCCGGGCTGTACGTGAAGGGCGCCATCGACGCCCTGGAGTTCCCCGGCACGGACCCCGGGATCCGCGCCCGTCTCGAAGCGGAACTGACCGAGCGCGGCCCGGCGGCCCTGCACGCCCGGCTCGCCGCCGCCGATCCCGACGCCGCCGGCGCCATCCTGCCGGGCAACGGCCGCCGCATCGTCCGCGCACTCGAAGTGATCGAGATCACCGGCAAGCCCTTCACCGCCAATCTGCCCGGCGAGGAGCCGGTCTACGACGCCGTGCAGATCGGCGTCGACGTGGACCGCCCCGAACTCGACGAGCGCATCGCCCGGCGCGTCGACCGGATGTGGGAGGCGGGACTCGTGGACGAGGTCCGCGCCCTGGAGGGGGCCGGGCTGCGCGAGGGCCTCACGGCGTCCCGCGCCCTCGGCTACCAGCAGGTTCTCGCGGCGCTCGCGGGGGAGTGCACCGAGGAGGAGGCGCGGACCGGGACGGTGCGCGCCACCAAGCGCTTCGCCCGCCGTCAGGACTCGTGGTTCCGCCGTGACACGCGTGTCGTCTGGCTCGGCGGGGGAGACCGTGACCGGGAGGAACTCCCGCAGCGGGCGCTGGCGTTGGTCGAACGAGCGGTCACAGCCTGATCACGTGATGGCATCGGGAAGCTCCGGCCGTCAATTCGGCGCCCGCGCTCGTGCCATCATCAAACATCGATCCACAGGTGGAGTCCGAGTTGGGAGGGCGCGTGGTGATGGAGGCCGGCCCTCGCGACACGGAACAGCGCGACACGGAGCACGACGTGCCGTCGCCGCGGGAGACCGCGGGACGACTGAGCCCGGACGGGCCCGACGAGCAGGACGTGGCCCCCGAGGTCGAGGTCGAGCTGCGGCCCACCCGCAAGCTGCGGATCTGGCAGCTCGCCCCCATCGTCGTGCTGGCCGCGGTCGGCTCGCTGATGTTCGCCTTCCCCCTCGCCTTCGAGTTCGGCGACGGCGGGGCCATCGTCGCCATGCTGGGGCTCCTGATCAGCTGCTGTGCGGCCGGCTGGGGCATGATGGCGGCCCGCCGCGTCGGCCACACCTGGCCCGGGCTGCCCGCCCGTGGCTCGGGCGAACGTCCCGACTGGCGGGTGATCGCGCTGTACGCGGTGACCGGCCTCGCTCTGGTCGCCCTCGCCGTGTGGCGCGTCGCACGCTTGCGCTGACGGCCCCGGACCGGTCGCCGCGCCACGCCCGTACCGCAGGGGCCCCGGACGCACGGACCGCTCGTACGAGACGCGCGCGCCCCGCCCCGGAGTGCCGCCGGGCCCGCTCGTGCCGGTTGTCGGAGCCGCCTCGTACAGTTGACCTGTGAGCACCTCGCAGATCGCCTTCCTCAAGGGTCATGGCACCGAGAACGACTTCGTGATCGTCCCGGACCCCGACAACGCCCTCACGCTGCCCGCCGACGTGGTCGCCCGGCTCTGCGACCGCCGGGCCGGGATCGGCGGGGACGGGCTGCTGCACGTCGTACGGTCCGCCGCGCACCCGGAGGCGCGGCACATGGCGGATGCGGCCGAGTGGTTCATGGACTACCGCAACGCGGACGGCTCGATCGCCGAGATGTGCGGCAACGGCGTCCGCGTCTTCGCCCACCACCTCCAGCGCGCCGGCCTCGTGGAGGAGGGCGACCTCACCGTCGCCACCAGGGGCGGCCTCAAGCGTGTCCACCTCGCCAAGAACGGCGACGTCACCGTCTCCATGGGGCGCGCCCTGCTGCCCGAGGAAAGCGCCACCGTCCGCGTGGGCGACCGCAGTTGGCCCACCCGGAACGTCAACATGGGCAACCCGCACGCGGTCGCCTTCGTCGACGACCTGGACCACGCGGGCGATCTGTACACGGCCCCGCCCGTCAGTCCCGAGGGCGTCTACCCCGAGGGTGTCAACGTGGAGTTCGTCGTCGACCGGGGCCCGCGCCACGTCGCCCTGCGCGTCCACGAGCGGGGCTCCGGCGAGACCCGCTCATGCGGCACCGGCGCCTGCGCGGTCGCCGTCGCGGCCGCCCGCCGGGACGGCGCCGACCCCGCGGTGACCGGCCTCCCCGTCACCTACCGGGTGGACCTGCCCGGCGGCACCCTCGTCATCACGGAGCACCCCGACGGCGCGATCGACATGACCGGGCCCGCCGTGATCGTCGCGGAGGGCTTCATCGACCCCGCGTGGCTCGAAACCTTCTGAGGAATGGCTCAGTCGAAACGGTGACCGCGCAGAGCTTCGCTCGAATGGGTGATCCGTTTCACGCTGGGCGAGAGCTGGACTGCGCCACGTGGTGGGGTCGGTAGCATCAAGCACCGGCCCCGAGGGGCAATCCGCCCCGCCCAGCGCCGGTCGACGTCGCCGGAGGTGCCCATGAGTGCAGAGGCCGCCGATCCGGGCGCCCCCCTTCGCAGGCGGAGCCGCCCCCGGATCGATCTCCGCAGACTGGGCCGGGTGGCGCTGCGCGGGCCGGTCTCCCGCGACCGGCTGCCCGACGCCATCGGCCATGTCGCGGAGGCGCACCGCGCCCACCATCCCGACGCCGACCTGAGCACCCTGCGCCGGGCCTACGTCCTCGCGGAGACCTCCCACCGCGGCCAGATGCGCAAGAGCGGCGAGCCCTACATCACCCACCCACTGGCCGTCACGCTGATCCTCGCCGAGCTGGGTGCCGAGACCACCACCCTCACCGCCTCCCTCCTCCACGACACCGTGGAGGACACCGAGGTGACGCTCGATCAGGTGCGCGAGCAGTTCGGGGACGAGGTCTGCTATCTCGTCGACGGCGTGACGAAGCTGGAGAAGGTCGACTACGGGGCCGCCGCGGAGCCGGAGACCTTCCGCAAGATGCTCGTCGCCACCGGCAACGACGTCCGGGTCATGTCGATCAAGCTCGCGGACCGGCTGCACAACATGCGCACGCTCGGCGTGATGCGTCCCGAGAAGCAGGCCAGGATCGCCAAGGTCACCCGTGACGTCCTCATCCCGCTCGCGGAACGGCTCGGCGTGCAGGCGCTCAAGACCGAGCTGGAGGACCTGGTCTTCGCGATCCTGCACCCCGATGCGTACGAGGAGACGCGCTCCCTGATCGCCGCGGCGGACCGGGACGCCCCCCTCGAAACGATCGCGGACGACGTACGGCGCACCCTGCGCGAGGCGGGCATCAGCGCCGAAGTCCTCATCAGGCCACGCCACTTCGTCTCCGTGCACCGGGTCCGCAGGAAACGCGGGGAACTGCGCGGCACCGACTTCGGCCGCCTCCTCGTCCTCGTCGGGGAGGACGCCGACTGCTACGCCGTCCTCGGTGAACTCCACACCTGCTTCACCCCGGTGATCTCCGAGTTCAAGGATTTCATCGCCGCCCCCAAGTTCAACCTGTACCAGTCGCTGCACACCGCCGTCGTCGGGCCCGAGGGCGCGGTCGCCGAAGTCCTCATCCGTACCCACCGGATGCACAAGGTCGCCGAGGCGGGCGTCGTCGCCCTGGGCAATCCGTACGCCCATGACCATGCCTCCCCGCAGACCGAGCCCTCCGACGAGCGCGCCGACCCGACCCGGCCCGGCTGGCTCTCCCGGCTGCTGGACTGGCAGGAGTCCGCCACCGACCCCGACACCTTCTGGGCCACCCTCCGTGACGATCTCGCCCAGGACCGTGAGATCACCGTCTTCCGCACCGACGGCGGCACGCTCGGGCTGCCCGCCGGGGCCACCTGCGTCGACGCCGCCTACGCGCAGTACGGCGACCGGGCCCACACCTCCATCGGCGCGCGGATCAACGGCCGCCTGGCCACCCTGAGCACCGTCCTCGGCGACGGTGACACCGTGCAGCTGCTGCTCGCGCAGGACACCGCCTCCGGGCCCTCTCCCGACTGGCTCGACCACGCCCGCACCCCTGCCGCCCGGATCGCGATCACCGGCTGGCTCACCGGCCACCCCGACGAGGCGAAGCCCGACCCGGAGACCGTGGACGCGGCCGAACCCGGCGCACCCGGACCCGGCCGCCCCGCTTCCGCCGTCCCGGCGGGCGAGGCCCCCGGCGCCGCCGCACCGGCCCGCACCCGGTCCGGCCCCCGCACCACGGGCGTCGTCGTCGAGGACCCGGACGCGCCGGTGCGCCTGGCCGGCTGCTGTACACCGGTGCCCCCCGACGAGCTGACCGGCTTCACCGTCCGGGGCGGCGCGGTCACCGTCCACCGCCGCGAGTGCCCGGCCGTCGCCGCCATGCGGGAGATCGGCCGCACCCCGGTCGGGGCACGCTGGGAGGAGTCCGGAGGCCGGGAATCCGGCGCGGGCTGCCGCGTCACGCTCGTCGCCGAGTCCTTCGGTCGCCCCCATCTCCTCGCCGACCTCACCGAGGCCATCGCCACCGCCGAGGCCGCGATCGTCTCCGCCACGGTCGAACCGCCCAGCGAGCAGCGGGTGCGCCACACCTACACCCTCCAGCTCCCCGACGCGGCGGGCCTGCCCGCCCTGATGCGCGCCATGCGCGACGTCGCCGGGGTCTACGACGTCAGCCGCGCCCAGCACCCGGCCCCCACCGGCTGATACGGCCCTCCCCGGACAACGGCCCCGGACCCGGCCTCGGCCCGTCCGGCACCTTCCGGACGGCTTCCGGAAGGTGCCGGAGCCTCCCGGAAGCGCCCCAGCGGAGCCTGCCGGGCGTTCCCGCGGCAGCCCGGCGCCGGTACGGGCACGCCCTCGCGGGCGGCCACCGCCCGTCCTCGTTCGGGTGGTGCGGCGCGCGGCTCCCCGGCCGGGCGGCACCGCGCTGATAGCGGTAGTCCATGCCGCTCCTGACCCGCCGCCTGCGCGCCGCCCTCCTGGCGACCGCCTCGGCCACGCTCGTCGCCGCCGCCCTGCCCGCCCCCGAGCCCCTGGGCATCGGTGACCGGCTCTTCCCCGAGCTGGGCAACCCCGGCTACGACGTCCTCGCGTACGACATCGCCCTCACCTACCACGGCAGCAACACCGAACCCCTGGACGCGGTCACGAAGATCAGGGCCCGCACCACCGCCCCGCTGGACCGGATCAACCTCGACTTCGCACGGGGCACCGTCCGGAGCGTCGAGGTCGACGGGCGGCCCGCCGACTTCGCCGGCAAGAACGAGGACCTGGTCGTCCAGGCCCCCCGCCGCCTCCCTCCGGGCGTACCGCTCGACATCACCGTCCGGCACACCAGCGACCCGACCGGTTCCGGGGACGACGGCGGCTGGGTACGCACCGCCGACGGCCTCGCCATGGCCAACCAGGCCGACGCCGCCCACCGTGTCTTCCCCGGCAACGACCACCCCTCCGACAAGGCGTACTTCACCTTCCGGATCACCGCGCCCGAGAAGCTGACAGCGGTCGCGGGCGGCCTGCCCGTGGGGAAGACCCGCCACGGGTCCACCACCACGTGGACGTACCGCACCCAGCACCCCATGGCCACCGAACTGGCCCAGGTCTCCATCGGCAGTTCCGCCGTCGCCCACCGCACCGGCCCGCACGGGCTGCCGGTGCGCGACGTCGTCCCGGCGGCCGACCGGAAGAAGCTGGAACCCTGGCTGAAGAAGACACCGGCCCAGCTGGAGTGGATGGAGCAGCAGGTCGGCCGCTACCCCTTCGAGGCGTACGGGGTGCTCGTCGCCGACAGCCCCATCGGGTTCGCCCTGGAGACCCAGACGCTGTCGCTGTTCGGAAAGTCGTTCTTCACGGAGCCCGCCTACCCCGAGTGGTACGTCGACTCGGTGATGATCCACGAGCTGGCCCACCAGTGGTTCGGCAACAGCGTCTCGCCCGCGAGCTGGTCCGACCTGTGGCTCAACGAGGGACACGCCAGCTGGTACGAGGCCCGGTACGCCGAGGAGAACGGAGGCGGGACCCTGGAGCGGCGGATGCGCGAGGCGTACCGGCTCTCCGACGGCTGGCGCGCGGACGGCGGCCCTCCGGCGCACCCGGACGGCCCGGCGCCGGGGCAGAAGCTGAGCCTGTTCCGCCCCGTCGTGTACGACGGCAGCGCGCTGGTGCTCTACGCCCTGCGCCAGGAGATCGGCGAGTCCGCCTTCGACCGGCTGGAGCGCACCTGGGTCCGGGCGCACCGGGACGCCACGGCGGCCACCGCGGACTTCACCCGGCTGGCGTCCCGTATCGCCGGCCGGGACCTGACCGCGTTCTTCGACGGCTGGCTGTACGGGAAGAAGACCCCGCCGATGCCCGGACACCCCGACTGGACCAGCGCGAAACCCGCGTGACGGGCCCGGCCGGGCCATGCCACTATCGACGCGTCGGTACGGCGGACCGCACCGGAAGACCCGGCAGGGAATCTTCCGGGAAGATCACGCGTTGTGACTGACGTAAAGACTTCTATCGACGTAAGGATCCAATGACCTCCTCTTCTTCCCTTCCCCAGGACGCGCAGGACGCGCAGAGCGCCACGGAGAACACCACCGAGAGCCTCACCGAGGCCCGCCGGGCCGACGCCCTGATGGAAGAGGACGTCGCCTGGAGCCACAAGATCGACGGAGCACGGGACGGCGACCAGCTGGACCGCTCCGAGCGCGCGGCCCTGCGACGCGTGGCCGGTCTCTCCACCGAGCTCGAGGACGTCACCGAGGTCGAGTACCGCCAGCTGCGCCTGGAGCGCGTCGTGCTGGTCGGCGTCTGGACCTCGGGGACGGTGCGTGACGCGGAGATCTCCCTCGCGGAGCTGGCCGCACTCGCCGAGACGGCGGGAGCGCAGGTGCTGGACGCGGTGTACCAGCGGCGCGACAAGCCGGACCCGGCCACCTACATCGGCTCGGGCAAGGCGCTGGAGCTGCGCGACATCGTGCTCGAATCCGGTGCCGACACCGTCGTCTGCGACGGTGAGCTGAGCCCCGGCCAGCTGATCCACCTGGAAGACGTCGTCAAGGTGAAGGTGGTCGACCGGACCGCCCTGATCCTCGACATCTTCGCCCAGCACGCCAAGTCCCGTGAGGGCAAGGCGCAGGTTTCGCTGGCGCAGATGCAGTACATGCTGCCGCGGCTGCGCGGCTGGGGCCAGTCGCTCTCCCGTCAGATGGGCGGCGGCGGTTCCAGCGGCGGCGGCGGCATGGCCACCCGTGGTCCCGGTGAGACCAAGATCGAGACGGACCGGCGCCGGATCCGCGAGAAGATGGCGAAGATGCGCCGGGAGATCGCGGAGATGAAGACCGGCCGCGACATCAAGCGGCAGGAGCGCAGGCGCAACAAGGTGCCCTCCGTCGCCATCGCCGGATACACCAACGCGGGCAAGTCCTCGCTGCTCAACCGCCTGACCGGGGCCGGAGTCCTGGTGGAGAACGCCCTGTTCGCCACCCTGGACCCGACCGTCCGCCGGGCCGAGACGCCGAGCGGCCGTGTCTACACGCTGGCCGACACCGTCGGGTTCGTACGGCATCTGCCGCACCACCTCATCGAGGCGTTCCGCTCCACGATGGAAGAGGTCGGCGATTCCGATCTCATCCTCCACGTGGTGGACGGCTCCCATCCGGTGCCGGAGGAGCAGCTCGCCGCGGTGCGCGAGGTGATCCGGGACGTCGGCGCGACGGACGTGCCGGAGATCGTCGTGATCAACAAGGCGGACGCGGCCGATCCCCTGGTCGTCCAGCGGCTGCTGCGCAACGAGAAGCACGCCATCGTGGTCTCGGCCAGGACCGGCGAGGGCATGGACGAGCTGCTGGCGCTCATCGACAGCGAGCTGCCCCGGCCGTCCGTCGAGATCGAGGCGCTCGTGCCGTACATCCAGGGGGCCCTGGTCTCGCGGGTGCACGCCGAGGGCGAGGTGCTCTCCGAGGAGCACACCGCCGAGGGCACCCTGCTCAAGGCCCAGGTCCACGAGGAGCTGGCCGCCGAGCTGGAGACCTTCGTCCTCGCCGCGCACTGACGTCACGGGACCGTACGACAGCCGAGGGCCCGGCCCGAACTCTCCGAAGAGTTCGGGCCGGGCCCTCGCCGTTGCCTCACCACCCGGTGAGCAGCCGGGCGCCGAACGCCGGCGGCCTCCGGCGGTCGCCCGCCGGAGGCCGCTGACCAGGACCTACCGGCCCGCGTACTTCTCACTCACCGCGCGGTAGACGCCCTCGGCCTCCTCGCCGAGGCGCGGGCCGGCCAGCCAGCCCGCCGTGACCGGCCCGATCGAGGTGTTCGAGACCAGTGCGGGCTTGCCGTCCCGGCCCGCCGCGACCCAGCCGCCACCGGAGGAGCCACCGGTCATCGTGCAGCCGATGCGGTACATCGTCGGCTGGTCCTGGAAGACGGAGAGCCGGCCCGGCTTGTCCTTGCACTGGAACAGCTTCTGGCCGTCGTACGGCGGCGCGGCCGGGTAACCCGTGGCCGTCATCCCGGAGATCTGCGGCACGGCCGGGGCGTTGAACTCGACCGGCAAGGCCGAACCGACGGTCTCCTCCAGCGACTTGCCGCCCGCGCCCTTCTCCGGCGTCACGTGCAGCACCGCGAAGTCGTACGGGGCGCCCTGGCCACCGGTCGCCGCGCCCTCGGCGATCCACTGCTCCGAGGTCTGGGCCCAGTCGCCCCACCACACGCCGTACGGAGCGATCTTCTCCTTGGACGCGGTCTCCAGCTCGGCCAGGGACAGGCCGTCGTTGTTGTACGCGGGGACGAAGGCGATGTTGCGGTACCAGCCGCCCTTCTTGCCCGCGTGCACGCAGTGTCCGGCAGTCCACACCATGTTGGATTTGCCGGGGTTCGCCGGGTCCTTCACCACGGTCGCGGAGCAGACCATCGACCCCTGCGGACCGTCGAAGAGCAGCTTCCCGGACTCCGGGGCGTTGTCGTGGTACGGCGTCGCGACACCGGCGGCCCGGACGGGCACCGGCGTCGGGTCCGTCACACCGTCGTCGCCGGAGATGTCGTTGTCGACCGGGTTCTCCGGGGGCTTGTCGGCCTCCCGCATCCGGTCCGGGTCCCACAGGTCCTCGATGACCGGGTTGACGAAGTCCTTGGCCTCACGGAGCCACTTGTCCTTGTCCCAGTTCTTCCACTCGCCGTCCCGCCACTTGTCCGGGTCGATCCCGTGCTCCTTGAGCCGGTTCTTCAGATCGTCCGGGATGGTGACCTTGCCGTCGGACGACTGGCCGGCCGAGGCGCTGGGCGTCGTACCGCCCGCGTCGTCCTCCTCGGGGCCGCACGCGGTGGCGGTGAGCGCCAGCACGGCGGCAACGGCCGTCGCCGCGAACGCGGCGGAGGGCATGCGGCGTGCACGCCTGCCGCGGTGTGCGGTATCGGTCGGGCGAATGGGTCGCATCTGGTGATCCCCCTGGGACTTCGTCACTCGGTACTCGTGCTGCCTTGCGGATGCCTGGGGCGCCGGAGCAGATGCTTCCGCGCCGCTGTGCGGCCCCCACTATGCCGGTGCCGATGGTGACGGTGCGCGGCAGGTCCGCGGTTCCGTCGCCGCGAGGATCTTCCGGCACACCCGTGATCCGTGGCGAACGGCGTCGTTGGTACGTACGGGGGACACCAGGACAGCGTTCACCGCCTCGGCGCGTCCGCGCGACATCGTACCGACGTGCAACGCAACCGTTACCGCAGGAGGATCAAGAGCCGTGTCCGTGACCGAACCCGCTCCGGTGGCGCCGCCGACCGCGCACGAGGGCATCCTCCGGCGCCAGACCCTGCGCGAATCGGCGGCCCGCACCTACGCCCGGTCCCTGCCGATCGTCCCGGTGCGCGCCCGCGGGCTCACCATCGAGGGCGCCGACGGACGCCGCTACCTCGACTGCCTCTCCGGCGCGGGCACCCTGGCGCTCGGGCACAACCACCCCGTCGTGCTCGAAGCGATCCGCAAGGTCATCGACTCCGGCGCGCCCCTGCACGTGCTGGACCTGGCCACCCCGGTCAAGGACGCCTTCACCACCGAGCTGTTCGCCACCCTGCCGCGCGGCCTCGCCGACGACGCCCGCATCCAGTTCTGCGGCCCCGCCGGAACCGACGCCGTGGAGGCCGCGTTCAAGCTCGTCCGCGCCGCGACCGGCCGCACCGGGCTGCTGGCGTTCACCGGCGCGTACCACGGTATGACCTCCGGGGCCCTGGCGGCCTCCGGAGGCGCGACCGACGTCCAGGTGACCCGGCTGCCCTTCCCCCAGGACTACCGCTGCCCGTTCGGGACCGGCGGCGAGCACGGGGCCGCGCTCGCCGCCCGGTGGACCGAGCACCTGCTGGACGACCGCAAGGGCGGGGTCCCGGCCCCCGCCGGCATGATCGTGGAGCCGGTCCAGGGCGAGGGCGGCGTCAACCCCGCCCCCGACGCCTGGCTGCGCCGCATGCGCGCCGTCACCGAGGACCGGTCCATCCCGCTCATCGCCGACGAGGTGCAGACCGGGGTGGGCAGGACCGGCGCCTTCTGGGCCGTCGAGCACAGCGGCATCGTGCCCGACGTCATGGTCCTCTCCAAGGCCATCGGCGGCTCCCTGCCCCTCGCCGTCATCGTCTACCGCGCTGAACTGGACCTTTGGCAGCCGGGCGCGCACGCGGGTACGTTTCGTGGCAACCAGCTCGCCATGGCGGCGGGCGCTGCCACGCTCGCGTACGTCAGGGAGAATCGACTGGCGGACCGCGCGGCGGTCCTGGGGTCCCGGATGCTCGCCCGTCTGAGGGAACTGAGGGCGCATCACCCGGGAATCGGTGACGTACGGGGGCGCGGACTGATGATCGGCCTGGAGCTGGTGGATCCCGAACGCGCGCCCCTGCCCGCCGAAGCCGGCGACGCCACCCCCGCCCCGCCCCCCGACCCGGCCCTCGCCCTCGCCGTCCAGCAGGAATGCCTGCGGCGCGGCCTCATCGTCGAACTGGGCGGCCGGTACGACGCGGTGGTGCGCCTTCTGCCACCGCTCACCCTCACCGACGAGCAGGCGGACGCCGTCGTCGACCGTCTCGCCGACGCGCTGGCAGCGGCCGAACGCTCCCCGCACCGTCGGACCACCGCCGGGTCCACCACCTGAACCCGGAATCCCCACAAGGAAGAACGCCGTGAACCCCACCCCCGCACCCGAGGCCGACGGCCACGGGACCCCCCAGCACCGAGGGCAGGACGGACCGGCCGCCCCCGGCACGGTCGAGGCGACGATCGTGCCCCGGCAGAAGGCCGCGCGTACCCCCAACCCCCCTGCGTACGCGCCCCGTCCGGACCTCGGCGCCCCGTCCGACCGGGACCCGGACCCCGACCCGCTCGACGACCCCGACCCGCTGCGGGCCGCCGACGCGGCCGGCACGGAGAGCCTCCTGCGCTGCTGGACCCGCGAGAACGACCTGCCCCGGCCCGCGGACGACACCCTCCGCATCGCCTTCCCCGCCAGCGGTACCGCGCTGCTCGTGCCCGTGCGCTACTGGTCCGCCACCGGGGCCCACCGCTTCGGCGCACCCGTCCTGGAGAACGCCCCCGCCGGCGCCCCGCACGCCGACGCCGCCACCGTCGCCGTCCTCATCGGCCGCGAAGGCGGCGAGAGCGGCGCGGGCGATCTGGTCGCCCGGGTGGCCGACTCCGTACGCCACACCGCCGGCTTCGTCGAACTGCGGCGGCGCAGCCCCGCGGACCCCGCCGACGCCGACCTCTTCCTCACCGCCGAACAGTCGCTGCTGCTCGGCCATCCGCTCCACCCCACGCCCAAGAGCCGCGAAGGGCTCTCCGAGTCGGAGGCCCGCCGCTACTCGCCCGAGCTCCACGGCTCCTTTCCGCTCCACTGGTTCGCCGTCGACCGGTCGCTGACGGCGACCGACTCCGCCTGGACCGAGGACGGCCCCGCCACCGCCGAGGATCTGCTCGCCCCGCACGCCGCAGGGCTGACCGCACCCCCCGGCACCGTCGCCGTCCCCGTGCACCCCTGGCAGGCCGCCGACCTGCTCCACCGCCCCCAGGTCCGGGCCCTCGCCGAGTCCGGCCTGCTCCACGACCTCGGTCCGCACGGCGAGCACTGGCACCCCACCTCCTCCATCCGCACCGTGCACCGGCCCGCGGCG
Proteins encoded in this window:
- a CDS encoding IucA/IucC family siderophore biosynthesis protein, with amino-acid sequence MNPTPAPEADGHGTPQHRGQDGPAAPGTVEATIVPRQKAARTPNPPAYAPRPDLGAPSDRDPDPDPLDDPDPLRAADAAGTESLLRCWTRENDLPRPADDTLRIAFPASGTALLVPVRYWSATGAHRFGAPVLENAPAGAPHADAATVAVLIGREGGESGAGDLVARVADSVRHTAGFVELRRRSPADPADADLFLTAEQSLLLGHPLHPTPKSREGLSESEARRYSPELHGSFPLHWFAVDRSLTATDSAWTEDGPATAEDLLAPHAAGLTAPPGTVAVPVHPWQAADLLHRPQVRALAESGLLHDLGPHGEHWHPTSSIRTVHRPAARVMLKLSLGVRITNSRRENLRKELHRGVEVHRLLSTGLAESWQREHPGFDIVRDPAWLAVDDPEGAPVTGLDVVLRHNPFGPGDDAACIAGLTAQRPRPGHPGMRSRLAEVVSGLTTRTGLTATAVSAEWFRRYLHHVVRPVLWLDAHGGVALEAHQQNTIVLLDPDGWPVGGRYRDNQGYYFRESRRAELDKRLPGIGAVSDTFVSDPVTDERFAYYLGINNVLGLIGAFGSQHLADERELLAVLRQFLTETAEMGSPLPAYLLDNRQLRCKANLLTRLHGLDELVGPVDTQSVYVTIANPLHS